The proteins below are encoded in one region of Oncorhynchus gorbuscha isolate QuinsamMale2020 ecotype Even-year linkage group LG01, OgorEven_v1.0, whole genome shotgun sequence:
- the LOC124047186 gene encoding sorting nexin-4-like isoform X2, translating into MMADSGPKEVAVIGNTELTSAELDNNIKNTMVEIEKGTNLLRKMEISVAEAEKRTGKNTVNMQEMYTVYLIETRPVDALTEGITPDSLWRRYSEFELLRNYLLVTYPFVVVAPLPEKRAEIVWHKLSADNMDPDFVERRRVGLENFLHRVASHPVLCNDNIFYIFLTEDKDWKEMVYETGFQAKADSRLKAVNAAFRVKNPDGRFTELKHYSDELQTVLSQLLRVRARVADRLYGVYKVHGNYGRVFSEWSAIEKEMGDGLQSAGHHMDAYAASVDDILEEEEHYADQLKEYLFYTDALRAVCRKHELTQFELEMVALDLAYKKQQKEELVTGTVRTFSLKGMTSKLFGQETAEQREAKLQVLEQQLKEGEEAVKEKNTESDEFVKTAWVDIERFKDQKDRDLKEALISYAVMQISMCKKGIQVWTNAKECFNKM; encoded by the exons ATGATGGCAGACTCCGGACCCAAGGAAGTAGCGGTGATCGGGAACACCGAGCTCACCTCGGCAGAACTAGATAACAACATTAAAAACACG ATGGTTGAGATTGAAAAAGGGACGAATCTTCTACGAAAGATGGAGATCAGCGTTGCAGAGGCAGAGAAAAGGACTGGGAAGAATACAGTCAACATGCAGGAGATGTACACTGTTTATCTAATTGAGACACG GCCGGTTGATGCTCTGACAGAAGGTATAACCCCAGACTCCTTATGGCGAAGATACAGCGAGTTTGAGCTTCTCAGAAACTACCTGTTGGTCACCTATCCCTTTGTCGTTGTTGCCCCATTACCTGAGAAGAGG GCAGAGATTGTGTGGCACAAGCTGTCGGCGGACAACATGGACCCAGACTTTGTGGAGAGGAGAAGGGTTGGACTGGAGAACTTCCTGCACCGAGTCGCCTCCCACCCAGTTCTCTGCAATGACAATATCTTCTATATCTTCCTCACTGAG GATAAAGATTGGAAGGAAATGGTGTACGAGACAGGATTTCAAGCAAAG GCTGATTCCAGGTTGAAAGCTGTGAATGCAGCATTCAGGGTGAAGAATCCAGATGG AAGGTTTACAGAGTTGAAACACTACAGTGACGAGCTACAGACTGTACTCTCCCAGCTGCTGAGAGTGCGGGCG AGGGTAGCAGATCGACTGTATGGGGTGTACAAAGTGCATGGAAACTATGGACGAGTCTTCAG TGAGTGGAGTGccatagagaaagagatgggagatggaCTACAAAGTGCTGGCCATCACATGGATGC GTATGCTGCTTCTGTAGATGATAttctggaggaggaggagcactatgctgATCAGCTGAAGGAGTACCTGTTCTATACTGATGCACTAAG GGCGGTATGCAGAAAGCATGAGTTGACACAGTTTGAGCTGGAGATGGTTGCACTGGACCTAGCCTATAAGAAACAGCAGAAGGAGGAACTGGTCACTGGG ACTGTGCGGACGTTCTCACTGAAGGGGATGACCAGTAAGCTGTTTGGCCAGGAGACTGCAGAGCAGAGGGAGGCTAAGTTACAAGTGTTAGAACAGCAgctaaaggagggagaggaggctgttaaagagaagaacacagagagcga TGAGTTTGTGAAGACTGCCTGGGTAGACATTGAACGCTTTAAGGACCAGAAGGACCGGGACCTGAAGGAGGCCCTAATTAGCTATGCGGTCATGCAGATCAGCATGTGCAAAAAG ggaatACAAGTGTGGACCAACGCAAAGGAGTGTTTCAACAAGATGTGA
- the LOC124047186 gene encoding sorting nexin-4-like isoform X1, with protein sequence MMADSGPKEVAVIGNTELTSAELDNNIKNTMVEIEKGTNLLRKMEISVAEAEKRTGKNTVNMQEMYTVYLIETRPVDALTEGITPDSLWRRYSEFELLRNYLLVTYPFVVVAPLPEKRAEIVWHKLSADNMDPDFVERRRVGLENFLHRVASHPVLCNDNIFYIFLTEQDKDWKEMVYETGFQAKADSRLKAVNAAFRVKNPDGRFTELKHYSDELQTVLSQLLRVRARVADRLYGVYKVHGNYGRVFSEWSAIEKEMGDGLQSAGHHMDAYAASVDDILEEEEHYADQLKEYLFYTDALRAVCRKHELTQFELEMVALDLAYKKQQKEELVTGTVRTFSLKGMTSKLFGQETAEQREAKLQVLEQQLKEGEEAVKEKNTESDEFVKTAWVDIERFKDQKDRDLKEALISYAVMQISMCKKGIQVWTNAKECFNKM encoded by the exons ATGATGGCAGACTCCGGACCCAAGGAAGTAGCGGTGATCGGGAACACCGAGCTCACCTCGGCAGAACTAGATAACAACATTAAAAACACG ATGGTTGAGATTGAAAAAGGGACGAATCTTCTACGAAAGATGGAGATCAGCGTTGCAGAGGCAGAGAAAAGGACTGGGAAGAATACAGTCAACATGCAGGAGATGTACACTGTTTATCTAATTGAGACACG GCCGGTTGATGCTCTGACAGAAGGTATAACCCCAGACTCCTTATGGCGAAGATACAGCGAGTTTGAGCTTCTCAGAAACTACCTGTTGGTCACCTATCCCTTTGTCGTTGTTGCCCCATTACCTGAGAAGAGG GCAGAGATTGTGTGGCACAAGCTGTCGGCGGACAACATGGACCCAGACTTTGTGGAGAGGAGAAGGGTTGGACTGGAGAACTTCCTGCACCGAGTCGCCTCCCACCCAGTTCTCTGCAATGACAATATCTTCTATATCTTCCTCACTGAG cagGATAAAGATTGGAAGGAAATGGTGTACGAGACAGGATTTCAAGCAAAG GCTGATTCCAGGTTGAAAGCTGTGAATGCAGCATTCAGGGTGAAGAATCCAGATGG AAGGTTTACAGAGTTGAAACACTACAGTGACGAGCTACAGACTGTACTCTCCCAGCTGCTGAGAGTGCGGGCG AGGGTAGCAGATCGACTGTATGGGGTGTACAAAGTGCATGGAAACTATGGACGAGTCTTCAG TGAGTGGAGTGccatagagaaagagatgggagatggaCTACAAAGTGCTGGCCATCACATGGATGC GTATGCTGCTTCTGTAGATGATAttctggaggaggaggagcactatgctgATCAGCTGAAGGAGTACCTGTTCTATACTGATGCACTAAG GGCGGTATGCAGAAAGCATGAGTTGACACAGTTTGAGCTGGAGATGGTTGCACTGGACCTAGCCTATAAGAAACAGCAGAAGGAGGAACTGGTCACTGGG ACTGTGCGGACGTTCTCACTGAAGGGGATGACCAGTAAGCTGTTTGGCCAGGAGACTGCAGAGCAGAGGGAGGCTAAGTTACAAGTGTTAGAACAGCAgctaaaggagggagaggaggctgttaaagagaagaacacagagagcga TGAGTTTGTGAAGACTGCCTGGGTAGACATTGAACGCTTTAAGGACCAGAAGGACCGGGACCTGAAGGAGGCCCTAATTAGCTATGCGGTCATGCAGATCAGCATGTGCAAAAAG ggaatACAAGTGTGGACCAACGCAAAGGAGTGTTTCAACAAGATGTGA